From a region of the Zingiber officinale cultivar Zhangliang chromosome 10B, Zo_v1.1, whole genome shotgun sequence genome:
- the LOC122028749 gene encoding uncharacterized protein LOC122028749 isoform X3, which produces MTSFCMLVDLFGLLTGVPVIRNNKDRRTAKLNYLAVAAHPSTSAYHKIGAPLLGRGVIQIWCLLNCDEDIEIPLMRTQGRGRTRKEPVKPKSGTGKPRGRPRKKPVEEKPTAPRPRGRPRKRPVSSSDEEYTFTGSKKLLGTLDQNGLKDLSLLNPLVSPERSLAETSISETVTSTRKSRRVPKKNTLGTVDLDSEEEPSSISNGNGGTSDLVGYSCVDSRCTSSTMNLSFSSSIKCTEQLMQPRRRGRPRKKPMLSASVSAASCLALSTGDTVQCSSKEPSAVDGKELSASCNNVIMTQDNALSLTGPQVNSLSLHDSVPEKYNVTDTQAKRRGRPRKKLAFSVPEPRGTSGDKHAHNDNFASPSVAPSETEVTVLPYLSRLESSMTVENALSSSTEPHNKSADAQCKGETIQAKSRKRPVLKLDTFDLVKCTELTKDTDETCRTINKYQEELNSVSFGIKQSGEDNKKNEERCGVENPVSSDFCRDQKLPDDCSPNQENHSENSIPLEKTISKEETVCSSIAQGLTLPRVVFCLAHNGKVAWDVKWRPTNGNTTSKECMGYLAVLLGNGSLEVRWEIPLPGMVKTLFTSKNEKGTDPRFLKLTPWFRCSTVKRGDRQSIPLSMEWSPAFPHDLILAGCHDGTVLVWKFSTQCSTQDARPLLCFVADSAPIRALAWAPETSHAKSENVFVTAGNEGLKFWDLRDPYRPLWELNPIQRAVLSLDWVKDPRCIVMGLDDGTMRILSLCNAANDVPVSGQPFAGSKYQGLHSFSFSLFAIWSVHVSESTGFVAYCCADGRTIRFQLTTRFVDKDPSRGRTPHFLCGSLLEENGSLKIYTPSSAPLQQVPVPRKKSSKGLGTANSGAQLAFDNEQTELALSQISGDGAVLSICSAAQAPQIKATQKSRDNKKKNEPGQMTNQLTIANKGQGLSVKSKTKTKGSEEEFQVFPPKILAIHRVRWNKNKGSQRWLCYGGTAGILRCQQIPLV; this is translated from the exons ATGACTTCATTTTGCATGCTGGTGGACTTGTTTGGGCTCTTGACTGGTGTCCCCGTAATCAGGAACAACAAGGACAGGAGGACTGCAAAATTAAAT TATCTTGCTGTTGCTGCTCACCCTTCTACTTCTGCCTATCACAAGATAGGTGCTCCTTTGCTTGGTAGAGGTGTGATTCAAATTTGGTGTCTCTTGAATTGTGATGAAGATATTGAGATCCCCTTAATGAGAACCCAAGGTCGGGGAAGAACAAGAAAGGAACCTGTCAAGCCAAAGTCAGGCACAGGCAAACCTCGAGGAAGACCTCGAAAGAAACCTGTTGAAGAAAAGCCAACCGCTCCGAGACCCCGGGGGAGACCTAGGAAAAGACCGGTTTCTTCAAGTGATGAAGAATATACTTTCACAGGATCCAAGAAGTTGCTAGGTACACTTGATCAGAATGGTTTGAAGGACTTATCTCTACTAAATCCTTTAGTGAGTCCAGAAAGAAGTTTAGCAGAAACTTCAATTAGTGAGACTGTAACATCTACTAGAAAGTCCAGAAGGGTACCTAAGAAAAATACTCTGGGCACAGTTGATCTAGATAGCGAGGAAGAACCATCTAGTATCTCGAATGGGAATGGGGGCACATCTGATTTGGTTGGGTATTCCTGTGTTGATTCCAGATGCACTTCTTCAACAATGAACTTGTCTTTTTCATCTTCTATAAAGTGCACAGAACAACTTATGCAaccaaggaggagaggaaggccCAGAAAGAAACCAATGCTAAGTGCATCTGTTTCTGCAGCATCATGTCTTGCATTAAGTACTGGTGACACTGTACAGTGTTCTTCAAAGGAACCTAGCGCTGTAGATGGGAAGGAATTATCTGCATCCTGCAACAATGTTATTATGACACAGGATAATGCACTGTCTTTGACTGGGCCACAAGTCAATTCATTATCTTTGCATGATTCTGTTCCTGAAAAATATAACGTGACAGATACTCAAGCAAAGCGTCGGGGAAGACCTAGGAAGAAACTTGCTTTTAGTGTGCCAGAGCCTAGGGGAACATCTGGGGATAAACATGCCCATAATGACAATTTTGCTTCACCGTCTGTAGCTCCATCTGAAACTGAAGTCACTGTACTGCCATACCTAAGTAGACTTGAAAGCTCCATGACAGTAGAGAATGCCTTATCTTCCTCTACTGAACCACATAACAAATCAGCAGATGCACAATGTAAAGGGGAAACTATCCAAGCAAAGAGTAGAAAGAGACCAGTTTTGAAGTTGGATACATTCGATCTGGTAAAGTGTACTGAACTGACAAAAGATACAGATGAGACATGTAGAACTATTAATAAATATCAAGAAGAGTTGAATTCTGTATCATTTGGTATCAAACAAAGCGGAGAAGATAACAAAAAGAATGAAGAAAGGTGTGGGGTTGAGAATCCGGTCTCGTCTGATTTTTGTAGAGACCAGAAGCTACCAGATGATTGTTCGCCGAACCAAGAAAATCATTCTGAAAATTCAATCCCCCTAGAAAAGACTATATCTAAAGAGGAAACAGTTTGCTCTTCTATTGCACAAGGCCTTACTTTGCCGAGGGTAGTGTTTTGTTTGGCACACAATGGAAAAGTTGCATGGGATGTGAAATGGAGGCCAACAAATGGGAATACCACTAGCAAAGAATGTATGGGATATCTAGCAGTATTGCTGGGAAATGGTTCTCTGGAAGT CAGGTGGGAAATTCCTCTGCCTGGGATGGTCAAAACTTTATTTACTTCTAAAAATGAGAAAGGTACAGATCCtcgttttttaaaattaacaccTTGGTTCAGATGCTCAACGGTGAAACGTGGAGATAGGCAAAG CATTCCTTTGTCCATGGAGTGGTCACCAGCTTTCCCCCACGATCTAATTTTAGCTGGATGCCATGATGGGACG GTCCTCGTATGGAAATTTTCCACACAATGTTCCACTCAAG ATGCCAGGCCCTTGCTTTGTTTCGTGGCAGATTCTGCCCCTATAAGAGCTCTCGCTTGGGCTCCAGAGACAAG TCATGCAAAGAGTGAGAATGTGTTTGTGACTGCTGGAAATGAAGGATTGAAGTTTTGGGATTTACG CGATCCATACCGTCCATTATGGGAACTTAATCCTATACAAAGAGCAGTACTCAGTCTTGATTGGGTAAAAGACCCGag ATGTATAGTCATGGGGCTTGATGATGGAACTATGAGGATCCTCAGCTTGTGCAATGCAGCAAATGATGTTCCTGTTTCTGGGCAACCCTTTGCTGGTTCAAAGTATCAGGGACTTCATAGCTTCTCATTCTCACTATTCGCAATTTGGAGTGTTCATGTCTCAGAATCTACTG GTTTTGTTGCTTACTGCTGTGCAGATGGTCGTACAATTCGCTTCCAG CTTACTACTAGGTTTGTGGACAAAGATCCTAGTCGAGGGCGTACACCTCATTTTCTCTGTGGTTCACTCCTAGAAGAGAATGGTTCTCTTAAGATCTACACTCCGTCATCTGCACCACTTCAACAGGTTCCAGTTCCACGAAAGAAATCTTCTAAGGGCTTGGGGACTGCAAACAGCGGCGCCCAGTTAGCCTTTGATAATGAACAGACAGAACTAGCACTTTCTCAAATTTCAG GTGATGGTGCTGTTCTATCCATATGTAGCGCTGCTCAGGCTCCACAGATAAAGGCCACACAGAAATCCAGAGACAATAAAAAGAAAAACGAACCAGGCCAAATGACAAATCAGTTGACCATAGCTAATAAAGGGCAAGGGCTATCAGTTAAAAGCAAGACCAAAACTAAAGGATCCGAAGAAGAGTTTCAAGTATTCCCTCCAAAAATTTTGGCCATTCATAGAGTGAGGTGGAACAAGAACAAGGGGAGCCAAAGATGGTTGTGTTATGGAGGAACTGCTGGAATCCTCAGATGCCAACAGATTCCTTTGGTGTAG
- the LOC122030330 gene encoding glutathione S-transferase U17-like: MADVKLIGSPLSPYVLRVMITLSLKKVEYELLQEKFGEKSELLLKSNPVYKKIPVFIHHDRPICESAVIVEYIDEVWPESGCGAILPADAYHRALHRFWTFYVDDKLFPSLVAIGRAATAEGKAEAVERVRAGHLLLEEAFVELSEGKAFFGGDRLAYLDVMFGCFVNWIKEVEEFLSVELLDEATTPALHGWAARFREHEAVKEVMPDRGTVLEFFKFLHAMWAKEAADAKN, translated from the exons ATGGCGGACGTGAAGCTCATCGGTTCACCGCTAAGTCCCTACGTGCTGCGAGTGATGATTACTCTGAGCCTGAAGAAGGTGGAGTACGAGTTGCTGCAAGAGAAGTTCGGCGAGAAGAGCGAGTTGCTCCTCAAGTCGAATCCCGTTTACAAGAAGATCCCCGTCTTCATCCACCACGACCGCCCCATCTGCGAGTCGGCTGTCATCGTGGAGTACATCGACGAGGTCTGGCCAGAGTCCGGCTGCGGCGCCATCCTCCCGGCTGACGCCTACCACCGCGCTCTCCACCGCTTCTGGACCTTCTACGTCGATGACAAG TTGTTCCCGTCGTTGGTCGCCATAGGACGGGCTGCGACAGCGGAAGGCAAGGCGGAGGCGGTGGAGCGGGTCCGCGCAGGGCATCTGCTTCTGGAGGAGGCCTTCGTGGAGCTGAGCGAAGGGAAAGCCTTCTTTGGCGGCGATCGCCTCGCGTATCTTGACGTCATGTTCGGGTGTTTTGTGAATTGGATCAAGGAGGTGGAGGAGTTTCTGAGCGTGGAGCTGCTGGATGAGGCGACGACGCCGGCACTGCACGGGTGGGCGGCGAGGTTCCGCGAGCACGAGGCCGTGAAGGAGGTGATGCCGGACAGAGGGACGGTGCTCGAGTTCTTTAAGTTTCTTCATGCAATGTGGGCGAAGGAAGCTGCTGACGCAAAGAATTAA
- the LOC122028749 gene encoding uncharacterized protein LOC122028749 isoform X1 — MGQGTEPRDRSAEHVEKSERRESVECMEQILDPQVDVAEFDYSVENFFAAMDKIGDLCGTSAKENFDSREIERFSPMVTFLKEWKYFYYDPKIINFTSEQVKDLPKDIRLPQFSAASVPKMTRLPEETKQSDSNDFILHAGGLVWALDWCPRNQEQQGQEDCKIKCEYLAVAAHPSTSAYHKIGAPLLGRGVIQIWCLLNCDEDIEIPLMRTQGRGRTRKEPVKPKSGTGKPRGRPRKKPVEEKPTAPRPRGRPRKRPVSSSDEEYTFTGSKKLLGTLDQNGLKDLSLLNPLVSPERSLAETSISETVTSTRKSRRVPKKNTLGTVDLDSEEEPSSISNGNGGTSDLVGYSCVDSRCTSSTMNLSFSSSIKCTEQLMQPRRRGRPRKKPMLSASVSAASCLALSTGDTVQCSSKEPSAVDGKELSASCNNVIMTQDNALSLTGPQVNSLSLHDSVPEKYNVTDTQAKRRGRPRKKLAFSVPEPRGTSGDKHAHNDNFASPSVAPSETEVTVLPYLSRLESSMTVENALSSSTEPHNKSADAQCKGETIQAKSRKRPVLKLDTFDLVKCTELTKDTDETCRTINKYQEELNSVSFGIKQSGEDNKKNEERCGVENPVSSDFCRDQKLPDDCSPNQENHSENSIPLEKTISKEETVCSSIAQGLTLPRVVFCLAHNGKVAWDVKWRPTNGNTTSKECMGYLAVLLGNGSLEVRWEIPLPGMVKTLFTSKNEKGTDPRFLKLTPWFRCSTVKRGDRQSIPLSMEWSPAFPHDLILAGCHDGTVLVWKFSTQCSTQDARPLLCFVADSAPIRALAWAPETSHAKSENVFVTAGNEGLKFWDLRDPYRPLWELNPIQRAVLSLDWVKDPRCIVMGLDDGTMRILSLCNAANDVPVSGQPFAGSKYQGLHSFSFSLFAIWSVHVSESTGFVAYCCADGRTIRFQLTTRFVDKDPSRGRTPHFLCGSLLEENGSLKIYTPSSAPLQQVPVPRKKSSKGLGTANSGAQLAFDNEQTELALSQISGDGAVLSICSAAQAPQIKATQKSRDNKKKNEPGQMTNQLTIANKGQGLSVKSKTKTKGSEEEFQVFPPKILAIHRVRWNKNKGSQRWLCYGGTAGILRCQQIPLV, encoded by the exons ATGGGCCAAGGTACGGAACCGAGGGATAGAAGCGCGGAGCATGTTGAGAAATCAGAGAGGAGGGAGTCTGTCGAGTGTATGGAGCAGATTTTGGATCCTCAGGTTGATGTCGCCGAATTCGATTACTCGGTTGAGAATTTCTTCGCAGCAATGGACAAAATTGGCGATCTATGTGGAACGTCTGCAAAGGAGAACTTCGACTCCAGAGAGATCGAGCGCTTCTCTCCCATGGTTACCTTCCTCAA AGAGTGGAAGTATTTCTACTACGATCCAAAAATCATCAATTTTACAAGTGAACAAGTTAAAGATTTACCTAAAGATATAAGATTGCCTCAATTTTCAGCTGCTTCCGTTCCAAAG ATGACAAGATTACCTGAGGAGACTAAGCAGTCTGACAG CAATGACTTCATTTTGCATGCTGGTGGACTTGTTTGGGCTCTTGACTGGTGTCCCCGTAATCAGGAACAACAAGGACAGGAGGACTGCAAAATTAAATGTGAG TATCTTGCTGTTGCTGCTCACCCTTCTACTTCTGCCTATCACAAGATAGGTGCTCCTTTGCTTGGTAGAGGTGTGATTCAAATTTGGTGTCTCTTGAATTGTGATGAAGATATTGAGATCCCCTTAATGAGAACCCAAGGTCGGGGAAGAACAAGAAAGGAACCTGTCAAGCCAAAGTCAGGCACAGGCAAACCTCGAGGAAGACCTCGAAAGAAACCTGTTGAAGAAAAGCCAACCGCTCCGAGACCCCGGGGGAGACCTAGGAAAAGACCGGTTTCTTCAAGTGATGAAGAATATACTTTCACAGGATCCAAGAAGTTGCTAGGTACACTTGATCAGAATGGTTTGAAGGACTTATCTCTACTAAATCCTTTAGTGAGTCCAGAAAGAAGTTTAGCAGAAACTTCAATTAGTGAGACTGTAACATCTACTAGAAAGTCCAGAAGGGTACCTAAGAAAAATACTCTGGGCACAGTTGATCTAGATAGCGAGGAAGAACCATCTAGTATCTCGAATGGGAATGGGGGCACATCTGATTTGGTTGGGTATTCCTGTGTTGATTCCAGATGCACTTCTTCAACAATGAACTTGTCTTTTTCATCTTCTATAAAGTGCACAGAACAACTTATGCAaccaaggaggagaggaaggccCAGAAAGAAACCAATGCTAAGTGCATCTGTTTCTGCAGCATCATGTCTTGCATTAAGTACTGGTGACACTGTACAGTGTTCTTCAAAGGAACCTAGCGCTGTAGATGGGAAGGAATTATCTGCATCCTGCAACAATGTTATTATGACACAGGATAATGCACTGTCTTTGACTGGGCCACAAGTCAATTCATTATCTTTGCATGATTCTGTTCCTGAAAAATATAACGTGACAGATACTCAAGCAAAGCGTCGGGGAAGACCTAGGAAGAAACTTGCTTTTAGTGTGCCAGAGCCTAGGGGAACATCTGGGGATAAACATGCCCATAATGACAATTTTGCTTCACCGTCTGTAGCTCCATCTGAAACTGAAGTCACTGTACTGCCATACCTAAGTAGACTTGAAAGCTCCATGACAGTAGAGAATGCCTTATCTTCCTCTACTGAACCACATAACAAATCAGCAGATGCACAATGTAAAGGGGAAACTATCCAAGCAAAGAGTAGAAAGAGACCAGTTTTGAAGTTGGATACATTCGATCTGGTAAAGTGTACTGAACTGACAAAAGATACAGATGAGACATGTAGAACTATTAATAAATATCAAGAAGAGTTGAATTCTGTATCATTTGGTATCAAACAAAGCGGAGAAGATAACAAAAAGAATGAAGAAAGGTGTGGGGTTGAGAATCCGGTCTCGTCTGATTTTTGTAGAGACCAGAAGCTACCAGATGATTGTTCGCCGAACCAAGAAAATCATTCTGAAAATTCAATCCCCCTAGAAAAGACTATATCTAAAGAGGAAACAGTTTGCTCTTCTATTGCACAAGGCCTTACTTTGCCGAGGGTAGTGTTTTGTTTGGCACACAATGGAAAAGTTGCATGGGATGTGAAATGGAGGCCAACAAATGGGAATACCACTAGCAAAGAATGTATGGGATATCTAGCAGTATTGCTGGGAAATGGTTCTCTGGAAGT CAGGTGGGAAATTCCTCTGCCTGGGATGGTCAAAACTTTATTTACTTCTAAAAATGAGAAAGGTACAGATCCtcgttttttaaaattaacaccTTGGTTCAGATGCTCAACGGTGAAACGTGGAGATAGGCAAAG CATTCCTTTGTCCATGGAGTGGTCACCAGCTTTCCCCCACGATCTAATTTTAGCTGGATGCCATGATGGGACG GTCCTCGTATGGAAATTTTCCACACAATGTTCCACTCAAG ATGCCAGGCCCTTGCTTTGTTTCGTGGCAGATTCTGCCCCTATAAGAGCTCTCGCTTGGGCTCCAGAGACAAG TCATGCAAAGAGTGAGAATGTGTTTGTGACTGCTGGAAATGAAGGATTGAAGTTTTGGGATTTACG CGATCCATACCGTCCATTATGGGAACTTAATCCTATACAAAGAGCAGTACTCAGTCTTGATTGGGTAAAAGACCCGag ATGTATAGTCATGGGGCTTGATGATGGAACTATGAGGATCCTCAGCTTGTGCAATGCAGCAAATGATGTTCCTGTTTCTGGGCAACCCTTTGCTGGTTCAAAGTATCAGGGACTTCATAGCTTCTCATTCTCACTATTCGCAATTTGGAGTGTTCATGTCTCAGAATCTACTG GTTTTGTTGCTTACTGCTGTGCAGATGGTCGTACAATTCGCTTCCAG CTTACTACTAGGTTTGTGGACAAAGATCCTAGTCGAGGGCGTACACCTCATTTTCTCTGTGGTTCACTCCTAGAAGAGAATGGTTCTCTTAAGATCTACACTCCGTCATCTGCACCACTTCAACAGGTTCCAGTTCCACGAAAGAAATCTTCTAAGGGCTTGGGGACTGCAAACAGCGGCGCCCAGTTAGCCTTTGATAATGAACAGACAGAACTAGCACTTTCTCAAATTTCAG GTGATGGTGCTGTTCTATCCATATGTAGCGCTGCTCAGGCTCCACAGATAAAGGCCACACAGAAATCCAGAGACAATAAAAAGAAAAACGAACCAGGCCAAATGACAAATCAGTTGACCATAGCTAATAAAGGGCAAGGGCTATCAGTTAAAAGCAAGACCAAAACTAAAGGATCCGAAGAAGAGTTTCAAGTATTCCCTCCAAAAATTTTGGCCATTCATAGAGTGAGGTGGAACAAGAACAAGGGGAGCCAAAGATGGTTGTGTTATGGAGGAACTGCTGGAATCCTCAGATGCCAACAGATTCCTTTGGTGTAG
- the LOC122028749 gene encoding uncharacterized protein LOC122028749 isoform X2, with protein sequence MGQGTEPRDRSAEHVEKSERRESVECMEQILDPQVDVAEFDYSVENFFAAMDKIGDLCGTSAKENFDSREIERFSPMVTFLKEWKYFYYDPKIINFTSEQVKDLPKDIRLPQFSAASVPKMTRLPEETKQSDSNDFILHAGGLVWALDWCPRNQEQQGQEDCKIKCEYLAVAAHPSTSAYHKIGAPLLGRGVIQIWCLLNCDEDIEIPLMRTQGRGRTRKEPVKPKSGTGKPRGRPRKKPVEEKPTAPRPRGRPRKRPVSSSDEEYTFTGSKKLLGTLDQNGLKDLSLLNPLVSPERSLAETSISETVTSTRKSRRVPKKNTLGTVDLDSEEEPSSISNGNGGTSDLVGYSCVDSRCTSSTMNLSFSSSIKCTEQLMQPRRRGRPRKKPMLSASVSAASCLALSTGDTVQCSSKEPSAVDGKELSASCNNVIMTQDNALSLTGPQVNSLSLHDSVPEKYNVTDTQAKRRGRPRKKLAFSVPEPRGTSGDKHAHNDNFASPSVAPSETEVTVLPYLSRLESSMTVENALSSSTEPHNKSADAQCKGETIQAKSRKRPVLKLDTFDLVKCTELTKDTDETCRTINKYQEELNSVSFGIKQSGEDNKKNEERCGVENPVSSDFCRDQKLPDDCSPNQENHSENSIPLEKTISKEETVCSSIAQGLTLPRVVFCLAHNGKVAWDVKWRPTNGNTTSKECMGYLAVLLGNGSLEVWEIPLPGMVKTLFTSKNEKGTDPRFLKLTPWFRCSTVKRGDRQSIPLSMEWSPAFPHDLILAGCHDGTVLVWKFSTQCSTQDARPLLCFVADSAPIRALAWAPETSHAKSENVFVTAGNEGLKFWDLRDPYRPLWELNPIQRAVLSLDWVKDPRCIVMGLDDGTMRILSLCNAANDVPVSGQPFAGSKYQGLHSFSFSLFAIWSVHVSESTGFVAYCCADGRTIRFQLTTRFVDKDPSRGRTPHFLCGSLLEENGSLKIYTPSSAPLQQVPVPRKKSSKGLGTANSGAQLAFDNEQTELALSQISGDGAVLSICSAAQAPQIKATQKSRDNKKKNEPGQMTNQLTIANKGQGLSVKSKTKTKGSEEEFQVFPPKILAIHRVRWNKNKGSQRWLCYGGTAGILRCQQIPLV encoded by the exons ATGGGCCAAGGTACGGAACCGAGGGATAGAAGCGCGGAGCATGTTGAGAAATCAGAGAGGAGGGAGTCTGTCGAGTGTATGGAGCAGATTTTGGATCCTCAGGTTGATGTCGCCGAATTCGATTACTCGGTTGAGAATTTCTTCGCAGCAATGGACAAAATTGGCGATCTATGTGGAACGTCTGCAAAGGAGAACTTCGACTCCAGAGAGATCGAGCGCTTCTCTCCCATGGTTACCTTCCTCAA AGAGTGGAAGTATTTCTACTACGATCCAAAAATCATCAATTTTACAAGTGAACAAGTTAAAGATTTACCTAAAGATATAAGATTGCCTCAATTTTCAGCTGCTTCCGTTCCAAAG ATGACAAGATTACCTGAGGAGACTAAGCAGTCTGACAG CAATGACTTCATTTTGCATGCTGGTGGACTTGTTTGGGCTCTTGACTGGTGTCCCCGTAATCAGGAACAACAAGGACAGGAGGACTGCAAAATTAAATGTGAG TATCTTGCTGTTGCTGCTCACCCTTCTACTTCTGCCTATCACAAGATAGGTGCTCCTTTGCTTGGTAGAGGTGTGATTCAAATTTGGTGTCTCTTGAATTGTGATGAAGATATTGAGATCCCCTTAATGAGAACCCAAGGTCGGGGAAGAACAAGAAAGGAACCTGTCAAGCCAAAGTCAGGCACAGGCAAACCTCGAGGAAGACCTCGAAAGAAACCTGTTGAAGAAAAGCCAACCGCTCCGAGACCCCGGGGGAGACCTAGGAAAAGACCGGTTTCTTCAAGTGATGAAGAATATACTTTCACAGGATCCAAGAAGTTGCTAGGTACACTTGATCAGAATGGTTTGAAGGACTTATCTCTACTAAATCCTTTAGTGAGTCCAGAAAGAAGTTTAGCAGAAACTTCAATTAGTGAGACTGTAACATCTACTAGAAAGTCCAGAAGGGTACCTAAGAAAAATACTCTGGGCACAGTTGATCTAGATAGCGAGGAAGAACCATCTAGTATCTCGAATGGGAATGGGGGCACATCTGATTTGGTTGGGTATTCCTGTGTTGATTCCAGATGCACTTCTTCAACAATGAACTTGTCTTTTTCATCTTCTATAAAGTGCACAGAACAACTTATGCAaccaaggaggagaggaaggccCAGAAAGAAACCAATGCTAAGTGCATCTGTTTCTGCAGCATCATGTCTTGCATTAAGTACTGGTGACACTGTACAGTGTTCTTCAAAGGAACCTAGCGCTGTAGATGGGAAGGAATTATCTGCATCCTGCAACAATGTTATTATGACACAGGATAATGCACTGTCTTTGACTGGGCCACAAGTCAATTCATTATCTTTGCATGATTCTGTTCCTGAAAAATATAACGTGACAGATACTCAAGCAAAGCGTCGGGGAAGACCTAGGAAGAAACTTGCTTTTAGTGTGCCAGAGCCTAGGGGAACATCTGGGGATAAACATGCCCATAATGACAATTTTGCTTCACCGTCTGTAGCTCCATCTGAAACTGAAGTCACTGTACTGCCATACCTAAGTAGACTTGAAAGCTCCATGACAGTAGAGAATGCCTTATCTTCCTCTACTGAACCACATAACAAATCAGCAGATGCACAATGTAAAGGGGAAACTATCCAAGCAAAGAGTAGAAAGAGACCAGTTTTGAAGTTGGATACATTCGATCTGGTAAAGTGTACTGAACTGACAAAAGATACAGATGAGACATGTAGAACTATTAATAAATATCAAGAAGAGTTGAATTCTGTATCATTTGGTATCAAACAAAGCGGAGAAGATAACAAAAAGAATGAAGAAAGGTGTGGGGTTGAGAATCCGGTCTCGTCTGATTTTTGTAGAGACCAGAAGCTACCAGATGATTGTTCGCCGAACCAAGAAAATCATTCTGAAAATTCAATCCCCCTAGAAAAGACTATATCTAAAGAGGAAACAGTTTGCTCTTCTATTGCACAAGGCCTTACTTTGCCGAGGGTAGTGTTTTGTTTGGCACACAATGGAAAAGTTGCATGGGATGTGAAATGGAGGCCAACAAATGGGAATACCACTAGCAAAGAATGTATGGGATATCTAGCAGTATTGCTGGGAAATGGTTCTCTGGAAGT GTGGGAAATTCCTCTGCCTGGGATGGTCAAAACTTTATTTACTTCTAAAAATGAGAAAGGTACAGATCCtcgttttttaaaattaacaccTTGGTTCAGATGCTCAACGGTGAAACGTGGAGATAGGCAAAG CATTCCTTTGTCCATGGAGTGGTCACCAGCTTTCCCCCACGATCTAATTTTAGCTGGATGCCATGATGGGACG GTCCTCGTATGGAAATTTTCCACACAATGTTCCACTCAAG ATGCCAGGCCCTTGCTTTGTTTCGTGGCAGATTCTGCCCCTATAAGAGCTCTCGCTTGGGCTCCAGAGACAAG TCATGCAAAGAGTGAGAATGTGTTTGTGACTGCTGGAAATGAAGGATTGAAGTTTTGGGATTTACG CGATCCATACCGTCCATTATGGGAACTTAATCCTATACAAAGAGCAGTACTCAGTCTTGATTGGGTAAAAGACCCGag ATGTATAGTCATGGGGCTTGATGATGGAACTATGAGGATCCTCAGCTTGTGCAATGCAGCAAATGATGTTCCTGTTTCTGGGCAACCCTTTGCTGGTTCAAAGTATCAGGGACTTCATAGCTTCTCATTCTCACTATTCGCAATTTGGAGTGTTCATGTCTCAGAATCTACTG GTTTTGTTGCTTACTGCTGTGCAGATGGTCGTACAATTCGCTTCCAG CTTACTACTAGGTTTGTGGACAAAGATCCTAGTCGAGGGCGTACACCTCATTTTCTCTGTGGTTCACTCCTAGAAGAGAATGGTTCTCTTAAGATCTACACTCCGTCATCTGCACCACTTCAACAGGTTCCAGTTCCACGAAAGAAATCTTCTAAGGGCTTGGGGACTGCAAACAGCGGCGCCCAGTTAGCCTTTGATAATGAACAGACAGAACTAGCACTTTCTCAAATTTCAG GTGATGGTGCTGTTCTATCCATATGTAGCGCTGCTCAGGCTCCACAGATAAAGGCCACACAGAAATCCAGAGACAATAAAAAGAAAAACGAACCAGGCCAAATGACAAATCAGTTGACCATAGCTAATAAAGGGCAAGGGCTATCAGTTAAAAGCAAGACCAAAACTAAAGGATCCGAAGAAGAGTTTCAAGTATTCCCTCCAAAAATTTTGGCCATTCATAGAGTGAGGTGGAACAAGAACAAGGGGAGCCAAAGATGGTTGTGTTATGGAGGAACTGCTGGAATCCTCAGATGCCAACAGATTCCTTTGGTGTAG